DNA from Dehalococcoidales bacterium:
ATACCCTGAGGCGTTACCACCAGCCCGTTACGGATAACCAGGTCTTCCATATTTCTACCCCTTTTTATTGCCTGCCGGCCGGTCTATTACTCCCGAAAACTGCTCGGCGATTCTCAGGGCGCTGATGACCCCGGCAATCACCGGCACCTTCAGGCGCTGCTCAAGGCGTTCCTTGATGTCGCTCATCCCGGCACAGCTAAAGATGAGTGCTCCGGCGCCATCCTCATCGATACATCTTTGCCCGGTCTCAACGTAGACCTCGAACATCTCGTTTCTCTTGTCCACAATCTCGGCGCTGTTGCCCACCGCCCGCGCCGAAGCCAGGCGGCTGGCATCAATACCGAGCGAACGCAACCTGTCCGGCACCATCGCAGCCGACTGCTCCGTCGAGTTCAGGAAGGAAAAACGCCGGGCAACGGTACAGGCGGTGAGAATGGCTGCTTCCCCGATTCCGATGACGTTTCCGGTCACCGTCCGGCAGGCTTCCAGCCCCGGGTCATAGCCGCAGGCGATAATAAAGTAGTCGAATTCCGCCAGGTTCTGCTTCACCAGGTGCAACACTTTAGGCGCCTGTACCGCGATATCAGCGGCATTGGCGATAAACTCCGGGCCATCGGCGGTATTTACGGTGGTTATCTCCGTGTCCGGCAGAGCGTACCTTTTCGCCGTGCCGTCTATTGTTTTCCACATTCCCGTGGAAGTATTGGGGTTGATAATCAGTATTCTCATAATACGACCGCCATCATACTTCATCTTAAGAGGTCAGTGTAAGCGGGGAAACCAGACTTCGCGCAGCGCCAGCCCGAAAATGACCAGCCCCAGACAGGTCACGGCGATGGCAATAGTGGGGATTATGGCCATCCACGGAGCCTCCAGCATATAAGTCCGCCCGCTGCCGCTAATCATGTTCCCCCATTCCGGCAGCGGCGGGGGGACTCCAAGCCCATAGTAGCTCATTCGGCTTATCATCGGAACCGCCATCCCCACCGCCACTCCCAGGCTGACCAGTATCAGAGGGAACAGCGAAGCCAGGCCGCGCCCGGAAGCCTGCCTTGAAAAAGCTTTATGCGCCGCGGCGTGGAAGCACGGCAACAATACCAGAGAGAGCAGCAAGCCGACAATGACCGTGATTGACTCGGGATACCTCACCGGAAACAGCAAAGGGGGTGGGGCGAAGACCCGGACGAAGACGGATACCAAATTGAACAGCACCAGCAGCAGCATCAGGGCCGCGGGCACAAATATTATCCCCCTGATAATGGAGTCGGTTTTCCTTCCAATTCTGGCGGAGAGGAACCCCAGGACAACTCCGGGCACAGCCGATGTACCGGTGGCAATCAGCCCAGCGACCACATAAGGGCGGGAGCCGTAGACAACCCGACTAAAAATATCCCTGCCCAGGTTATCAGTCCCCAACAGATGGCCTCCGCCGGGCGGCTGCAAGCGAGCGTCTATACTAATCTCGTTCCAGAAAAAAGGAGCGATGGCGGGAGCCAGGGCGGCAATCACTATCACCGTCAGCAAAATCGCCGCTCCGATGATTCCCCAGGGCCTTCTTTTCAATAAGCGTATCGCTTCCATCAGTCCTCTCGCACTGACAGCTAAACCAATCTCAGTTTGGCACCAGTTTATAACGGCACCGGTGATGTGTCAAACGGAAAAGACCAAAAGCAGAGTGTTTCAAGAGGGGCACCCACTACAGAAAACTTGGTAAACCGCCCGCGCCATGCTAAAATACGGGTCAGTTAACTATCCGGAATATGGTTCTGTTTGCTTTTGGTTGATTTTATTTGTCATTGCGAGGAGTCCCGATGCAATCGGGACGACGTGGCAATCTGAGAGGGGGCTGGGTGCCCTTCCCCACACGGATTGCTTCGCCTTCCCTTCGGGAATGGTCTCGCAATGACACCGCCAACTAAAACCGAATAAGACTAGAATATGGGAGGTCGGTATGACTGAACAAACACGGAAAAGGACCTGGGTCGAGGAACACCTGCCGCCGGACTACCTGGAACTGGCGAAAACGAGGCACCTGCCGATGCCGGGACGCGTCGGCTACGGGGAACGCCCGGCAATCCTGGTCATTGACATGGCCAGAGCCTGGACGGACCCGGAATCGCCGATGGGCGCCGATATGACCGATACCATCGCCCATATTAAAAGCCTCCTCGATGTCGCCCGCCGTACCGAGCCCAAAATACCCATTTTCTTCAGCCTGGAAGGTGTCTACGACCCCAGCCTCAAGGGAATTACCGAAGTCCACAACCGCAAGAGGCCTCACCTCGCCAAACAACTGGTCGCCGGTAGCCCGTGGCTGGAAATCGACCATCGACTTGAGCGCCAGCCGGACGAGCTCATCTTCACCAAGGAGCACGGCACCTGTCTGAGCGACTCCGTGCTGCTGAGGATGCTGATTTCCAACAAGTGCGATACGCTGATTATCACCGGCTGCAGCATCAGCTTCTGCGTCATGGCTACCGCCTATGATGCCGCCCAGCTCGGCTTTCATGGCATCATCCCCGCAGAAGCGGTAGCTGACCGCGACCCTATCATGGGCTGGTACATGCTGCTCAACCTCGACTGGAAGGTGGTTGACGTGGAGCCGGTGGCGGAAGTTATCGAGTACCTGAAACGGTTCCTGAAGAAGTAACCGGAAATCCTCGTTATATCTTCCCGGTATGCCGGGCTTCCCGGACAACCGCCTCCGCCAGCACCTGAAGGGGGTCTATCAGGGGCACGCCGATGTCCTCACCGGCAAGAACCAGGGAAATCTCGGTACAGCCGAGGATAAGCGCCTGGGTGCCGCCACCCACCAGTGCTTGCGCGATGCTCAACGCCCTCTCCTGTGCCACCCCTTCCGTAAAGCCCAGCTTGATGCCGCCCTCCCCGTAAATGACATCCATCAGGGCTGCCTGGGACTCACTATCGGGCAGCAGAACTACTCTCGGCTTTAACCTGCCCTGGTATAGTTCTGCCTCTACGGTACCGCTTGTTGCCAGCAGTCCCACCTTCTTAATCACGGAAAAACGGGTAGAGACATAATCCGACGTCTCTGAAATCATATCAATCACAGGTACAGACACCCTCTGGCGAAGGTCATCCAGCCAGTAGTGGGCGGTGTTGCAGGGGATAGCGATTAGCTCAGCCCCGGCCCGCTCCAGGTTGAGGGCAGTGCTGACCATCTCCTCAAGGGGACTCTGACCTTTATTCAGTATCGCCCGGGTACGGTCAGGTATTCCGGGGTTGTTATCGATGATAATTCTGAGGTGCTCCTGCTCTCTCTTTACCGGCGTGGCTTTGATTATCCTCAGGAATAGCTCGGCAGTGGACTCAGGCCCCATACCGCCCAGAATACCGACAATCTTGTCCCGTTTACTCATAATAAACACCGCTTCAAATATTCAACGGGTCAATTATAGCAGGGCTGTTTATCCCCTGTCATTCCGGCTACCGCCGGAATGACAAACGGGGGTAGAGCCTGATTTGACAAACGTTGTGGGGAGGAGAGTCCAGGAAACCAGCGATTTGTGCTTTTGAAAACCAGAGCGCCTCGTCCTGCCACTCTATAGCATATCCATCCTTGAAAAAAGATAACCCATGACATAAACTTCACCTGATGAAGGAGGTGCATTATGTCCTGTCAAGCATACTATCTGACTGCCGATGGTGAACTGCGCCGCGGTCTCCCCAATGAACAGGTCCAGAGCGGACTGGAATCCGGACAGGGCCTGCTCTGGATTGATATTGACGGCACCACCACCGGGGACGGCGAGTTCCTGCAACAGATATTCAAATTTCATCCCCTGGCGGTTGAGGACTGCCTGAGCACCAAGATTCACCCGCCCAAGGTGGATGACTTCGGGGCGTACCTCTTCGTCATCGTCCACGGCATCAATCACGCCGTGGAATCGGAGGTAGTGGAAACTGCGGAACTGGCAATCTTCATCGGTTCCAATTTCGTGGTCAGCAACCACAATTTCCCAATGTACAGTGTTGAAGCTGTCAGAAGCTCGGTGGAAAGCGATGGACGCCCGATGAGGAAGGGGGCTGACTTCCTGGCACACGCCCTGATTGACGCCCTGATTGACAACGTCATGCCTACCATTGACAGGATAACCGAAATCGCCCAGGAAATTGAAGAGGAAATAATACGGGAGCCGCAGCAGTCCACATTGGAAGATATCCTCAAGCTCAAACGCTCGACAGTGCACATCCACCGAGTCATGGCTCCGCAACGCGAGGTATTGAACCGCATGAGCCGGGGTGACTTCCGGGTTATCCGGGATGACGCCAGGTTCTTTTACCGGGATGTTTATGACCACATCGTACGTATTGAAGACCTCAACCAGACGGTACGGGATATGACCGACAACGCCCTGTCCACGTACTTATCCTCAATAGCCAACCGCCAGAATGAAGTAATGAAGGTGCTCTCCATAGTCGCCGCCATTTTCCTGCCCCTGACGCTGGTAGTGGGTATTTATGGCATGAACTTCGAGAACATGCCGGAGTTGAAAACGCCCTGGGGGTATTATGCAGTACTGGGCTTCATCGGCTTCGCCATTATCGTCATGCTGTGGCAGTTCCGGCACCACGGCTGGATAAAGTGGGGACGTCCGAGGCTCACCAGGGTAAAACTTTTTACCGTCGACCGTGAAAAGCTTGTCGGCTACATGGGGTTCCGGAAGAGGATACCTCAAGAAAAACAGACTGCGGCACATGAAGAGTAGACTATCAGCCCCGAATATTACCGGCAACTCTGATAGATGAGAGGAAAAATGAAACCTGTAATCGGCTTTATTGGACTGGGCAACATGGGCACCCCGATGGCGCAGAACCTGCTTGAGGCGGGTTACTCACTGGTTGTCTATGACATCAGTGAGAAGACGATGGAAGACCTGGTAAAATCAGGGGCGGAGTCAGCCTCCTCACCTCGCGAAGTTGCCCGCCGCAGCCCGGTGATAATCACCATGCTGCCCGGTTCGGCTGAAGTGGAGGCAGTGGTGCTCGGCGCGGATGGGTTGGTTGAGGGGGCTGAGTCTGGTTCCATTGTCATCGATATGAGCAGCTCCTACCCCTCCAGCACCCGGATGATTTCCCAACGGCTGGCGGCAAAGGGTATCAGGATGCTGGACGCCCCCGTCAGCGGGGGTACCAGAGGCGCCCGCGAGGGCACCTTGTCCATCCTGGTCGGCGGCAATGAACAGGACTACAATGAATGCCACCCCATCTTCGAAACCATGGGCAAAAACATTTACTACATCGGGGAAACAGGCACCGGGCATGCGGTGAAGGCGCTGAACAACCTCTGCTCAGCCTGCAGCATGGTCATCACCTCGGAGGTGCTGGTCACCGCCACCAGATTGGGGCTATCTCCGGACAAGGTCATCGAGGTCATCAACGCCAGCAGCGGCCGGAGCTGGTCCACTCAGTTCAAATTTCCCACCTTTGTCCTCAATGACGCCTTCAACTCCGGCTTCAGCATCAACCTGATGAACAAAGACCTAGGAATCGCGCTTGACCTGGGTCGCGAACTGAACATTCCCATGTTTGTCGGCGCGGAAGTCCAGCAGATTTATAACCATGCCGTCAGTCAGGGATACGGCGAAGAATGCCACACCGCCGTTGTCAAAGTAATTGAGGACTGGGGTGGCGTCAAGGTGAGAAGCCGGAAGAGTTAAGCTCCTGTAACAGCCGAAAGGGTATTATTCGGTTTTGGCTGACGGTGTCATTGCGAGGGCGAAGCCCGAAGCAATCCGCAGCGTCGGGAACGGATTGCTTCGCTACGCTCGCAATGACAAATTAAAACAACCAAATACAAACAGAACCTCCGAAAATAAACTTTCATGGTGAAGCGGACTTCTGCTATATTATTAGCAAACACGACTGCCGTTGGAAGATAGCCCGTAGCTACGCTTCACAGTCAGGCAGCAATTAGCCAGGAGGGAGGGGTTAGTAATGAATGCGACCAGTTTTAAGAAACTATTTGAGCCATTCCGGATAGGGCGGATGACCCTGAAGAACCGCATTGTCCTGCCCCCGATGGGCACCAACTACGCCGCCGAGGACGGACAGGTTAGCCAGCGACTCATTGACTACTACGAGGCACGGGCACAGGGGGGCGCCGGGCTGATTATTGTTGAAGGCACTGCCCCTGATACGCAATGCCACAGCCCGCACCAGCCGTCACTGGGTGACGACCGCTACCTCGATGGCTGGCGGAAACTGGCGGATACCATTCACCGGCACGGGGCTAAAGCCGCCGTGCAGCTGCACCACTCAAGTAGAGAAACATGGAATGGCGAGCCGGTACAGGTAGGTCCATCTCCGGTAACAGTCCCGGCCCGGATTATGGGCGTATACGGGAAAATACCTCACGAACTGACCACCGGTGAAATCAGGGAGAGGGTGCAGTGGTTTGCCACGGCGTCAGTACGGGCAAAGCAGGCCGGTTTTGACGGAGTAGAGATACACGGCGCTCACCAGTACCTCATCGCTTCCTTCCTCTCTTCCGCCACCAACCAGCGCCAGGACGAATACGGAGGCAGCGTCGAAAACAAGGCCCGCTTTCTCATCGAGATTATCCAAGCGATTAAACAGGCGGTGGGCCCGGACTACCCGGTATGGACCCGCATCAACGGCCAGGAATACGGCGTGGAGAACGGCGTCACTATCGAAGAGACACGGCAGGTAGTACCGCTGACGGTAAAGGCGGGCGCTCAGGCGGTGCACGTATCCGCCTATGCCGCCGGATCTTATGTCACTAAAGCCCCCATCGCCGATACCGAAGGTTTTCTGGTACCGCTGGCCGAGGAAGTCAAGAAGGTCACCAGTGTTCCGGTCATCGCTGTCGGTAGACTTGACCTTGAAATCGGAGAGCGGATTCTGGAAGAAGGCAAAGCTGACCTCATTGCCATTGGCCGACGGCTGATGGCTGACCCCGCTTTGCCCCGCAAAGCTGCTGAAGGCAGTATGGATGAGATTGACCCCTGCATCGGCTGCATGGAGTGCATCGACCGTCCGCGCCCCCGCGGTCAGGGAGTAAGCTGTACCATCAATGCCGCCATGGGTAGAGAGCGCGAGTACCGGATTGAACCGGCCAAAAAGGTGAAGACCGTGGTGGTGGTTGGCGGCGGCCCGGCCGGGATAGAAGCCGCCCGGGTAGCCGCGCTGAGAGGGCACCGGGTCACCCTGTTCGAGAAAGAGTCCCGGCTGGGAGGCCTGCTCAACATCGCCGCCCTGCCGCCCTACAAGGGCGATATTATCCCCTGGGTCAGCTACCAGGTGAGACAGGTACAGCAAGCCGGTGCGGACATCAGGCTGAACACCGCCGCCACCCCCGGGCTTGTAGCTGAAATAAGACCGGACGCGGTCATTGTGGCTACCGGGGCTACCCCCATCATCCCCGACATTCCCGGCGTCGACGGGACCAATGTCGTCACCGCCCAGGACGTCCTCTCCGGAAAAGCAAGCGCGGCACAGGATGTTGTCATCATCGGCGGCGGGATGGTCGGCTGTGAAACCGGGCACTACCTGGCTGAGAAGGGCAAGACGGTGACCATCATTGAAATCCTTCCCCGCATCGCCGCCGATGTGCCCCCGATGGTAAGGCGCCGCCTCATCGACGGGCTGCGCGGTAAGCGGGTTACAATGCTGACCGGAGCCAACACGCAGGCAATAACCGGAGACGGGGTAACTTTCACTACCGGTGAAGGGAAGCGGGAGACCATCAAGGCTGATACCGTGATAGTGGCGGTCGGCTCTCAGTCAAATAATGATTTACTGACCGAAATAACAGGTAAAGTGCCTGAAGTGCATTGTATCGGTGATTCCTCTCAACCACGCCGTATTGTGGATGCCGTCAGTGAGGGCTACCGTACCGGGCTATTACTGTAGAACCGAAGTAACATAAAGAGGAACAGCCGATGGACTGATGCCGGTCTGCTACCAGTATCAACCGGCTGAATTGAAACCGCCGTTACCGCGAGGAGGGATTTGATGAAAGATTATGATGTTATCGTCGTCGGTTCCGGGTCTGGAGCTTCTATCGCTAATGTGGCAGCATCGGAAGAGCTGAAGGTTGCCATGATAGATAAAGGCCCATTAATCGGCGGCACCTGCCTCAACCTCGGCTGCATCCCTTCCAAAATGCTGATATACCCGGCTGACCGGATAGTGGAAATACAGGAGAGCCAAAAGCTGGGCATTACCGCCGATATTAAGAGCATTGACTTTCGCTCCATAATGGAACGCATGAGGCAGAGTCGGCATGAGAGCCAGCACCACATCAGGGAAGGTATTATACAGGTCAAAAACCTTGACTTCTTTGAAGGCGCGGGGCACTTTGTCGCCGACCATACTATCGAGGTCAACGGAGAGCAACTAAAAGGAAAGCGAATCTTCATCGCCTCCGGTTCACGACCCTTCATACCCCCGATAAAAGGCCTGGACAGTGTCGACTACCTTACCAACGAATCCGTACTGGAACTGAAAGAGAAGCCGGACAGTCTAATCATTATCGGCGGCGGCTATATCGCCGTTGAGTACGGGCACTTCTTTGCCGCCATGGGCACGAAAGTGACCATCCTGGAAATGGCCAGCCGGCTGGTGCTCTCCGAGGAACCGGAAATCGCCGAAGTCCTGAAAAAGGCTCTGGGCAAGCGCATGGCCGTCCATACCGGTACCCAGGCTGAAGAAGTAAAGTCAACAGCCAGCGGGATAACGGTGATTACGGTCGATAAGAAGAGCGGAAAAAAGAGGGAGTTCTCCGCGCAGCAGATTATGATGGCCGTGGGCAGAAGCTCCAATGCCGACCTCCTCAAAGTGGAGAAAAGCGGAATCGAGCTGGACAACCGGGGCTTTATCAAGGTCAATGAATACCTGGAGACGAGCATGAAGAATATCTACGCGGTGGGAGATGCCAACGGGCAGCAGATGTTCACCCACATGGCTAACCGGGAGGTTTCTATTGTGGTGCAAAACGTATTTTACGGCGCTGACCTGAAGGTGGACTATACCGTTGTGCCCCACGCCGTATACTCCCACCCGCAAATTGCCTCGGTCGGTCTCGGTGAAGAGAATGCCGGGAAAGACTATGATATTATTGTGGGCAGGACGCCGTACTTTGATACCGCCAGGGGGAAAGCCATGGTAGAGAAAGATGGTTATGCCAAGGTTATCCTGGATAAAGAAACCGAGCGTATACTGGGCTTTCACATCATCGGACCGCAGGCTCCGGTACTTATTCAAGAGGTGGTCAACGCGATGACCTCCGGCGGGCACATCTCTGAGATTGACCAGGGCATCCACATCCATCCCGCCCTCTCAGAACTGATACCGTTTACGCTCAATAACCTTTGAAAGCTCCGGGACGGGAAACAGGAAAGCATATGTTCTGATGTTACCTGACTAACCGATTACGAGTGTCAGACCCGGAAGGAGTACTCGACTTCCGGGCAATCTTTGATTATCTCAATTGGTTTAGTCAGCGATTGATTAAAAAATGAAAAACCGACCCAGAATCTTCTACGGTTGGTGGATAGTAGCCGCCTCCTTCATCATGTTTCTCGTCTGCGGCGGTATTACCTTTTACGGTTTTACCGCATTTTTTAATCCGATAGCCGAAGAGTTCGGCTGGAGCGCCGCCCAGGTCTCCTTCGCTTTTTCCCTGCGCAGTATCGAGTTTGGTCTGATGTGGCCTCTGGTTGGCTTCCTTATCGACAAATTCGGGGCGAGGAAGATTATCACCTTCGGGACGGTGGTTTCCGGTCTGGGCTTTCTGATGCTGAGCCGCACCGA
Protein-coding regions in this window:
- a CDS encoding aspartate/glutamate racemase family protein, translated to MRILIINPNTSTGMWKTIDGTAKRYALPDTEITTVNTADGPEFIANAADIAVQAPKVLHLVKQNLAEFDYFIIACGYDPGLEACRTVTGNVIGIGEAAILTACTVARRFSFLNSTEQSAAMVPDRLRSLGIDASRLASARAVGNSAEIVDKRNEMFEVYVETGQRCIDEDGAGALIFSCAGMSDIKERLEQRLKVPVIAGVISALRIAEQFSGVIDRPAGNKKG
- a CDS encoding isochorismatase family protein is translated as MTEQTRKRTWVEEHLPPDYLELAKTRHLPMPGRVGYGERPAILVIDMARAWTDPESPMGADMTDTIAHIKSLLDVARRTEPKIPIFFSLEGVYDPSLKGITEVHNRKRPHLAKQLVAGSPWLEIDHRLERQPDELIFTKEHGTCLSDSVLLRMLISNKCDTLIITGCSISFCVMATAYDAAQLGFHGIIPAEAVADRDPIMGWYMLLNLDWKVVDVEPVAEVIEYLKRFLKK
- a CDS encoding amino acid racemase, translating into MSKRDKIVGILGGMGPESTAELFLRIIKATPVKREQEHLRIIIDNNPGIPDRTRAILNKGQSPLEEMVSTALNLERAGAELIAIPCNTAHYWLDDLRQRVSVPVIDMISETSDYVSTRFSVIKKVGLLATSGTVEAELYQGRLKPRVVLLPDSESQAALMDVIYGEGGIKLGFTEGVAQERALSIAQALVGGGTQALILGCTEISLVLAGEDIGVPLIDPLQVLAEAVVREARHTGKI
- the corA gene encoding magnesium/cobalt transporter CorA — encoded protein: MSCQAYYLTADGELRRGLPNEQVQSGLESGQGLLWIDIDGTTTGDGEFLQQIFKFHPLAVEDCLSTKIHPPKVDDFGAYLFVIVHGINHAVESEVVETAELAIFIGSNFVVSNHNFPMYSVEAVRSSVESDGRPMRKGADFLAHALIDALIDNVMPTIDRITEIAQEIEEEIIREPQQSTLEDILKLKRSTVHIHRVMAPQREVLNRMSRGDFRVIRDDARFFYRDVYDHIVRIEDLNQTVRDMTDNALSTYLSSIANRQNEVMKVLSIVAAIFLPLTLVVGIYGMNFENMPELKTPWGYYAVLGFIGFAIIVMLWQFRHHGWIKWGRPRLTRVKLFTVDREKLVGYMGFRKRIPQEKQTAAHEE
- a CDS encoding NAD(P)-dependent oxidoreductase; the encoded protein is MKPVIGFIGLGNMGTPMAQNLLEAGYSLVVYDISEKTMEDLVKSGAESASSPREVARRSPVIITMLPGSAEVEAVVLGADGLVEGAESGSIVIDMSSSYPSSTRMISQRLAAKGIRMLDAPVSGGTRGAREGTLSILVGGNEQDYNECHPIFETMGKNIYYIGETGTGHAVKALNNLCSACSMVITSEVLVTATRLGLSPDKVIEVINASSGRSWSTQFKFPTFVLNDAFNSGFSINLMNKDLGIALDLGRELNIPMFVGAEVQQIYNHAVSQGYGEECHTAVVKVIEDWGGVKVRSRKS
- a CDS encoding FAD-dependent oxidoreductase codes for the protein MNATSFKKLFEPFRIGRMTLKNRIVLPPMGTNYAAEDGQVSQRLIDYYEARAQGGAGLIIVEGTAPDTQCHSPHQPSLGDDRYLDGWRKLADTIHRHGAKAAVQLHHSSRETWNGEPVQVGPSPVTVPARIMGVYGKIPHELTTGEIRERVQWFATASVRAKQAGFDGVEIHGAHQYLIASFLSSATNQRQDEYGGSVENKARFLIEIIQAIKQAVGPDYPVWTRINGQEYGVENGVTIEETRQVVPLTVKAGAQAVHVSAYAAGSYVTKAPIADTEGFLVPLAEEVKKVTSVPVIAVGRLDLEIGERILEEGKADLIAIGRRLMADPALPRKAAEGSMDEIDPCIGCMECIDRPRPRGQGVSCTINAAMGREREYRIEPAKKVKTVVVVGGGPAGIEAARVAALRGHRVTLFEKESRLGGLLNIAALPPYKGDIIPWVSYQVRQVQQAGADIRLNTAATPGLVAEIRPDAVIVATGATPIIPDIPGVDGTNVVTAQDVLSGKASAAQDVVIIGGGMVGCETGHYLAEKGKTVTIIEILPRIAADVPPMVRRRLIDGLRGKRVTMLTGANTQAITGDGVTFTTGEGKRETIKADTVIVAVGSQSNNDLLTEITGKVPEVHCIGDSSQPRRIVDAVSEGYRTGLLL
- a CDS encoding dihydrolipoyl dehydrogenase; translated protein: MKDYDVIVVGSGSGASIANVAASEELKVAMIDKGPLIGGTCLNLGCIPSKMLIYPADRIVEIQESQKLGITADIKSIDFRSIMERMRQSRHESQHHIREGIIQVKNLDFFEGAGHFVADHTIEVNGEQLKGKRIFIASGSRPFIPPIKGLDSVDYLTNESVLELKEKPDSLIIIGGGYIAVEYGHFFAAMGTKVTILEMASRLVLSEEPEIAEVLKKALGKRMAVHTGTQAEEVKSTASGITVITVDKKSGKKREFSAQQIMMAVGRSSNADLLKVEKSGIELDNRGFIKVNEYLETSMKNIYAVGDANGQQMFTHMANREVSIVVQNVFYGADLKVDYTVVPHAVYSHPQIASVGLGEENAGKDYDIIVGRTPYFDTARGKAMVEKDGYAKVILDKETERILGFHIIGPQAPVLIQEVVNAMTSGGHISEIDQGIHIHPALSELIPFTLNNL